In one window of Prionailurus bengalensis isolate Pbe53 chromosome B3, Fcat_Pben_1.1_paternal_pri, whole genome shotgun sequence DNA:
- the LOC122469627 gene encoding LOW QUALITY PROTEIN: disintegrin and metalloproteinase domain-containing protein 21-like (The sequence of the model RefSeq protein was modified relative to this genomic sequence to represent the inferred CDS: inserted 1 base in 1 codon; substituted 1 base at 1 genomic stop codon), with amino-acid sequence MSLSRGMRLAEDQVTLRAPLLLFALWALLAPVQGSQGRPSWRYISSEVVIPKKELHHGKGVQMPGWLSYSLHFGGKSHVIHMRHKKLFWSRHLLMMTQDDQGALQMDYPFIPPDCYYLGYLEEIPLSTVTMDTCYGGLEGIMKLDDLAYEIRPLSDSQRFEHVVSQIVADTNATGPTYNLGYKGDRNPLFSQANISAAPRISSKLYSSHHGILKGLVLGSKTMYSVFNNVSKCARFLIRLVSLTDSMLQGIDVRHYISSMVIYNLEDPVVLNNFQVPGSPIHIYFQRHLFVAFKPHTALLMNKDAPHELQFQPATYAVCRSKSIILLASLGRHFLLLSVLVAXKIAKSIGIFYDNKFCACQRRSTCIMNQYPIMTDSFSNCSFVHMQHVVVNNFCECIFDSGLSYFNKSLTHDRCGNYVVEPGEQCDCGSFKQCYNNPCCTSDCILTPGSKXNTGRCCTNCTYSDAGTLCRPIQNICDLPEYCRGVSVECPDDFYMQDGTPCTEEGYCYHGNCTDRTMHCQEIFGRNAVKAENVCYTINQKGSRYGHCRRDPGVFKSKPCSSTDMQCGRLQCSNVTHLPQLQEHVGFHQSEISGFWCFGLDSHRSTGTTDIGHVRTGTPCAPGKFCQDTYCNGSVAQLNYDCIPEKCSHRGICNNNRNCHCHVGWDPPRCTERGTGGSTDSGPPPRRMRSVRQSRESVVYLRVIFARIYVLIAAFLFGVAGNVRTINRQKVTEETVDQDNA; translated from the exons ATGTCCCTGAGCAGGGGCATGAGGCTGGCAGAGGACCAGGTCACCCTGAGGGCACCCCTCTTGCTGTTTGCACTCTGGGCATTGCTGGCTCCTGTCCAAGGTTCTCAAGGTCGTCCCTCATGGCGCTACATCTCTTCTGAGGTGGTAATTCCCAAGAAGGAGTTGCACCACGGCAAGGGCGTTcagatgcctggctggctgtcCTATAGCCTGCATTTTGGGGGCAAGAGCCATGTTATCCACATGAGGCACAAGAAACTCTTTTGGTCCAGACATTTGCTGATGATGACTCAGGATGATCAGGGAGCCTTGCAGATGGACTACCCCTTCATCCCTCCAGACTGTTACTACCTCGGCTACCTGGAGGAGATTCCTCTTTCCACGGTCACCATGGACACGTGCTATGGGGGCCTTGAAGGTATCATGAAGTTGGATGACCTTGCCTATGAAATCAGACCCCTCAGCGATTCCCAACGGTTTGAACACGTTGTTTCTCAGATAGTGGCAGACACCAATGCAACGGGACCTACTTATAACCTGGGATATAAGGGGGATAGGAACCCCCTGTTCTCTCAAGCAAATATCAGTGCAGCCCCCAGGATCTCTAGTAAGTTGTATTCATCCCATCATGGAATTTTGAAAGGACTTGTTCTCGGTTCCAAAACAATGTATAGTGTGTTCAACAACGTGTCAAAATGTGCCCGATTCCTCATAAGGCTTGTTAGTTTGACTGACTCAATGCTTCAAGGTATTGATGTAAGGCACTATATTTCCTCCATGGTCATTTATAATCTGGAAGATCCAGTTGTCTTGAACAATTTTCAGGTGCCAGGGAGTCCGATTCATATCTACTTTCAAAGACACTTGTTTGTTGCTTTTAAACCACATACAGCTTTACTTATGAACAAAGATGCACCACATGAACTTCAGTTTCAGCCAGCCACGTATGCGGTATGCAGATCAAAATCCATCATCTTGCTTGCTTCTCTAGGcagacattttttattgttgtctGTGTTAGTAG CAAAAATTGCAAAATCTATTGGTATTTTTTATGACAATAAGTTTTGTGCATGCCAGAGGAGGTCTACCTGCATTATGAATCAATACCCTATTATGACAGATTCTTTCAGTAACTGTTCCTTCGTTCATATGCAGCATgtagtggtgaataatttttgtgAGTGCATATTTGACTCAGGACTTTCCTATTTCAATAAAAGCCTGACTCACGATCGTTGTGGAAACTATGTAGTGGAGCCAGGTGAGCAGTGTGACTGTGGCTCCTTCAAGCAGTGCTACAACAATCCCTGCTGTACGAGTGATTGTATTCTAACCCCTGGCAGCAAATGAAATACAGGCAGATGCTGTACAAACTGCACCTATTCCGATGCTGGGACACTCTGCAGGCCAATCCAAAATATATGTGATCTTCCAGAATACTGCCGTGGGGTGTCCGTGGAGTGCCCTGATGACTTCTATATGCAAGATGGAACCCCATGCACTGAAGAGGGCTACTGCTATCATGGAAACTGCACTGACCGCACTATGCACTGCCAAGAAATCTTTGGCAGAAATGCTGTGAAGGCTGAAAATGTCTGCTATACCATAAATCAAAAAGGCAGCCGATATGGACACTGCAGAAGAGACCCAGGGGTATTCAAATCTAAACCCTGTTCCTCCACAGACATGCAGTGTGGAAGGCTGCAGTGTAGTAACGTCACCCATCTCCCTCAGCTGCAAGAGCATGTTGGATTTCATCAGTCTGAGATCTCAGGGTTCTGGTGTTTTGGGCTGGATTCGCATCGTAGCACAGGAACAACCGATATTGGTCATGTGAGAACCGGTACCCCCTGTGCTCCTGGAAAGTTCTGTCAGGATACCTACTGCAATGGCAGTGTGGCTCAGCTGAACTATGACTGTATCCCGGAGAAATGCAGTCACAGAGGGATATGCAACAATAACAGGAACTGCCATTGCCACGTAGGCTGGGATCCTCCACGGTGCACTGAACGAGGCACTGGTGGGAGCACAGACAGTGGACCCCCTCCAAGAAGAATGCGGTCAGTCAGGCAAAGTCGTGAATCCGTGGTATATCTCAGAGTGATCTTTGCTAGAATCTATGTCTTAATTGCTGCATTCCTCTTTGGTGTTGCCGGAAATGTCAGAACTATCAACAGACAGAAAGTTACGGAAGAGACTGTTGATCAAGACAATGCATAA